Part of the Tolypothrix sp. PCC 7910 genome, AAGGTATCCATGTCTTATTTGCAGGATTCCAACGGTAAAAGCCACCGATATCAGTTCGGATGTAGACAAGATTTTGCTGTAGAGGGTGCAGATAAATACCTGTAACATAGCCACCTCCCCCGATAGCGACATTTTGCCACTGATAGCCGGATGTTGCACTACAACTCGGTTTTACAGGTGTAATTGCAATAGCAGTAGTCAGCACCATCATGCCAATGCAGCCAGCATTGACTAAGGGAATGCAGAATTTGCGATCGCTCATAGCCGATTACTTGAATTACGGAACACATCTACATCTACAGAAGAAAACTAGTGTTACAGGAATATTACGCAAACTTTGCTACTTTAATATGAGTAATTTCAAGTATTTATTTAACAAATCCAAGGTCAATCCTCAATTCATACTAGTGATGCTATTCTTGACAAAATAGAAGAATGGAAAGAACGTGGTATTACCATTTTTAAATTGCCTACTTATTCACCATAGTTAAATTTGATTGATATTTTGTGGCGGTTTATTAAGTATGAATGGATTGAAATAGATGCTTACAAAAATTGGTAGACCTTTGTTGCATCTGTTGAAAAAACTCTCAGAGAATTTGGAAAAAATTATGTAATTAATTTTGTCTAACTACTTATTAACCAGTTTGGTCTTGCAAAATGCGCTTTCTTTGATTATTTCCTTTAGTTGTTAAAGCCACAGCCTCTATATAACTGTACAACGACGAGGGTAACAACCATAGAGAATAAGCGGCTGCTAATGTTAAAAGCGTGCGGCGTGGCTCTTCCAAAAGAACACGCCAGTCTGTCACACAAGCTTTATTTATCAGCTTGACAGCCATTGATGGATCTTGCAGACTCACTGCTCTACGTGCTAAATATCGCATTTGGTAAGCCATTGCGATATTTTCTAACTCAGCCATTAATTCCGGATTTATATAGGCACGAGCTTTTTCAAGCATTCTCTTCCAAGAATTTAACTTTTTAACTAATTGGGCAGAAAATCCTTGGGAATTAACCCGATAAAAAGTTAAAGCTTCTGGAATTCCTTCTATTAGCCATTTAGTTGTCATCATAATGCGTAACCAACACTCCACATCCTCGGAAGGATGCAGTTGGCGATCATCATCAAAATATAAATGACTTTTATAGGCAATGTCTTCTAGAGTCTCTCTTCTAATTACTGGTACAGAGCCATTACCGATGGGAGTACGACAAAGGAGATCTAAAGGAGTAATATGCTTGAGTTTGGTTAGTTGATAGATCCCCAGAGATTTCCCTGCTTCATCAATAAATTCAGAGCGACAAAAACTAACGCCAACTGCTGGAGAGTTATCAAGATGTTCTACGTGCTTTGCTATCTTTGTTGGTGCCCATAAATCATCTGCATCTAAAAAAGCTAAATATTTTCCTTGAGCGTGACATATACCAGTATTCCGAGCAACAGCTACTCCAGCATTTTCTTGAGAGACAATTGTAATTCGTTTATCTGTAAATTTTTGGCAAATTTCTCTGCTTTGATCTGTAGAGCCATCATCAATAATCAAGATTTCAAGATTTTGATAGGTTTGGTTAAGCACAGATTTTACTGTATCAGCAATATATTTTTCAGCTTGATAAACTGGAATAATGACAGAAACTTTCT contains:
- a CDS encoding glycosyltransferase family 2 protein; its protein translation is MKKVSVIIPVYQAEKYIADTVKSVLNQTYQNLEILIIDDGSTDQSREICQKFTDKRITIVSQENAGVAVARNTGICHAQGKYLAFLDADDLWAPTKIAKHVEHLDNSPAVGVSFCRSEFIDEAGKSLGIYQLTKLKHITPLDLLCRTPIGNGSVPVIRRETLEDIAYKSHLYFDDDRQLHPSEDVECWLRIMMTTKWLIEGIPEALTFYRVNSQGFSAQLVKKLNSWKRMLEKARAYINPELMAELENIAMAYQMRYLARRAVSLQDPSMAVKLINKACVTDWRVLLEEPRRTLLTLAAAYSLWLLPSSLYSYIEAVALTTKGNNQRKRILQDQTG